Part of the Vibrio sp. SS-MA-C1-2 genome, GTTGGCATGTTCATTGCTCGTGTTTCACGTGGTCGTACAATTCGTCAGTTCATTACTGCAGTATTGGTTATTCCAACGGTTGTAACAATTGTTTGGATGTCAGTATTTGGTGGTCTTGCTATTGAGCAGATCGTTGATAAAGTGGGTACTTTAGGTGCAAATGGTTTAACCAGCGTGCCACTAGCAATGTTCCAAATGTTTGATGCATTGCCATTTAGTTCTCTACTTTCAATTATCGCTGTTATTCTGGTTATGGTGTTCTTTATCACCTCTTCAGATTCTGGCTCATTAGTTATCGATAGTATCACTGCAGGTGGTAAAGCGATTACTCCTGTTCCTCAGCGTGTATTTTGGGCGTCGATTGAAGGTGCCGTTGCTGCTGTTCTATTATGGATTGGTGGCACAGAAGCGATTCAGGCATTACAAGCAGGTGCTATTTCAACCGCATTGCCATTTACGATCATCTTACTCTTTATGTGTGTAAGCTTGATTATGGGGCTGCGTACTGAGAAATATAATCGTAAGTAATTAACTTAAAACGTGAATAACAATAAAAGAGCCACTATCTTTTCTATTAGAATCGATAGTGGCTCTTTTTTATTGTTAATTTATGTATCAACAAAAAGCGACAGTAGGACTTGATATATGACTGACCTTAACGCCAAATGTCCTTAATTGGGGTTTCTGGCGTGTAATGGTAAGCAATTTGCGCCTGTAAAAGCTCCGCCGTTGCGATAGCATCAACTAATGCATGATGAGGTTGATAGACAGGCAGACCGTATCGTTCTCGGCTATTTGCTAAACGAATTGATGCAGGACGACGACGGCGGAGTTTATTTAATAAGCCTCCTGTGAGTCGCTCTTGGACTTTTGCCTCAAGATCCATTGTATCTACTACTGGGAAAGTAATGCCTTCACCTACGCGCTCTAGCAGTGCACTATTGAGGAAATCACGTTCGATATGTCGATAGTGAACCACAACAATTTTACCTGCCAATGCATCTAATACTTGCTCTAAAACACGACGCAAATCCGGAGCATCACTAATATCGGAATGAGTAATACCATGGATCACGACCGACTCTTCTTCAAGTGGTGTA contains:
- a CDS encoding 3'-5' exonuclease, producing MLKGLFRRKNPELSWSKLFEDRCIEAVDPRLQHFYHCGVIDPETPLNQVPFVALDFETTGLDSDQDDIVSIGLIPFDLNRIYCRESAHWLVNPNTPLEEESVVIHGITHSDISDAPDLRRVLEQVLDALAGKIVVVHYRHIERDFLNSALLERVGEGITFPVVDTMDLEAKVQERLTGGLLNKLRRRRPASIRLANSRERYGLPVYQPHHALVDAIATAELLQAQIAYHYTPETPIKDIWR